GGCACGCCCGAGCATCAGGGCGGCGGAGAGGCCGGCGGGACCGCCGCCGGCGATGATGACGTCGTGATCGTGCATGCCCCCAGCCTGGACGGCTCGCTGTCGAAAGTGCAAAGATGTTTGCTAAATCGGCAAGGAGGTCCGGAATGGTGGATGAGCTGCGTCAGCTCGGCGGCCGGCTGCGAGCGGCCCGCCAGGCACAGGGGCTCACGCTGCAGGACCTCGCCGACGGCGCGGGGATGTCGGTCAGCACGCTCTCGCGGCTGGAGTCGGGCAAGCGCCAGGCGAGCCTCGAGCTGCTGATCCCGGTGACGCGACGGCTCGGCCTGCGGATCGACGACCTGCTGCGGCCGCAGACGGCCGACCCGCGGGTGCGGCGCGCGGTCATCCGGCGCGAGGGAATGATCATCGCCCCGCTGACACCGGAGAACTCGCCCGTCGCCACCTACAGGATCACGTATCCGGTCCACCCGGAGACGCCGGCCCTCAAGGTGCACGACGGCTACGAATGGCTCTACGTGCTCAGCGGCCGGCTGCGCCTCCTCCTCGGCGAGCAGGACCTCGTGCTCGGGCAGGGGGAGGCGGCGGAATTCGACACCCGCACCCCGCATGCGATGAGCGCCGCCGGCGACGAGCCCGCCCAGGTCATCAGCATCTTCAACGAGACCGGCGCGCGGATGCACACGCATACGGCCGACTGAGCAGCGTCAGCCCACCAGCTCCCGCGGCTCCACCACCACGTCGACGAGGGCGCCGTTGCGCCAGAGTGTCAGCTCCATCCGGCGGCCGATCGCACGCTCGACCATGAGCCGCTGCAGCGCGGTCGGATCGGTGACGTGGCTGCCGTCGAGCGACACGACGACGTCGCCCGGGCGCGTGCCGGCCTCGGCGGCGGGGCTGCCCGGCACCACGGAGACGACCTGGATGCCCATCGGCGCGCCGACCTTGGCCGCCGCTTCGGGGGCGAGCCGGACCTTCGTGCCCGCCACCCCCAGCCAGGCGCGGCGGACGCGCCCGGCGGCCGTGAGCGCCTCCACGATCTCCAGCGTGGTGGCGTTGATCGGCACCGCGAGCCCCAGGCCGACGCCCGCGACGGCGGTGTTGACCCCGACCATGCGGCCCGCGCTGTCGGCCAGCACGCCGCCGCTGTTGCCGGGGTTGAGGGCCGCGTAGGTCTGGATCACCTCGTCGATGACCCGGCCGGAGGAGGTGGGGAGCGAGCGGCCGAGCGCCGACACGATCCCCGCGGTGACGCTCCCGGCGAGGCCCAGCGGGTTGCCGAGCGCGACCACGAGCTGCCCGACCCGGAGCCGCGCCGCGTCGCCCAGCGGTACCGGCCCCGGCGTCGGGTCGACCGCGCGCAGCACCGCCAGGTCGGAGAGCGGATCGGCGCCCAGCACCTCCGCGCCGGTCGAGCTGCCGTCCGAGAAGGCGAGCTCGACGGCCGTGGCCCCGGCGACCACGTGCGCACTGGTGAGCAGGTGGCCGTCGGCGCTGATCACGGAGGCGCTGCCCGCTCCGGCCCCGCTGCGCGTGCGCACCGTCACGGCCGCGACCGACGGCAGCACCGAGGCCGCGACCCGTACGACGGCGGCGGAGTATGCGTCGAGTGCAGCGTCGTCGAGTGCAGCGGCGTCGAGGGCGGCGGGGTCCAGCGCAACGGGTTCGAACCCCTCGGCATCGCGCGCCTCGCTGCCCCGCGCCTCTCCGCCGCCCGCGACCGCGTCGTCCATATCGTTCATGTCAGCAGTGTCGCTCCGCGCGGAGGCGGGAGCGAGCGGTTTCGCGCATGGCGGACGATCACCCCCGGCCGTGCGTCACCGGCCGCCGGAAGGGCGCGCCGATCGTCGGCACGACCGCCCGTCGCCGCGCCAGCAGCAGCACGACCGCCAGCACCGCGTACACGCCCGACACGAGCCAGCGCGCCTCCGTCGACGAGAAGACGAACGTCGCCGCGAACAGCACGAACAGCGCCACCGCCCAGCGGCCGCTGAACCGCAGGCCGAGCAGCATCGAGACGCCGAGCAGCGTCTGCGCGGCGGTGAGCACGAACTCCTCGGTCTGGCGTCCGTCGAGCGGCAGCATCCACCCGCCGCCGCCGAGCGCGTGGGCGATCGGGAGGGTGCCGACCAGCGCCGTCCACTGGTTCACCTTGCTGGCGAGCAGGATGCCGACGGCCATCGCCGCCCTGCCGCGCGCCGCGAAGACGATCGCGATGACGAACTCCGGCGCCTCGGAGGCCAGCGGCGCGAGCCACTGCACGAGCAGGAAGTCGTCGATCCCGGCCGCCCGTCCCCCGGCGATCAGGCTGTGCGCGAAGGGCTCGGCGAGCAGCAGGATGACGACCGCCGACAGCGCGAAGATCACGATGACCGTGACCCGCCTTGCCACGGTGGGGAGCGCGCCGATCGCCTGCGGAACCCCGACGAGCTCCGGCTCCTTGCTCTCGCCGCGAGCCGCTCGCCAGAGGTAGTACGCGAAGAGCGCGAGCAGCACAACGCCGAGCATCACGTGGATGCCGCCGGTCAGCGGGATGAGCAGCGTCAGCAGGGAGGCGATCAGCAGCAGTCCCAGCTCCACCCGGTTGTCCTCGGGCAGGCGCACCGCGAACGGCCGGCGCTCGATGCCGGGGTCGAGGGGGCGGCGGCGTGCGCGGGAGGCGCGGAACACGAGGAACGCGACCAGCAGGATGAACGGCCAGCCGAACCCCAGCAGCAGCCGGTTCGAGCCGGTCATGTTGGCGGCGGCGTACGGCGCCTGGCTCGGATCGGACCCGGCGCTGAAGGCGAAGTACAGGTCGATCGCGTACTCGGGCAGGATCGCGATGATCGCGAGCAGCCCGACGGCCAGCCCGCCGGAGATGTCGACCTCGGCCGCCTCCCCGGCCCACGCCAGCGCGAAGGCGGCGGCGACGATGGCGAGCCCGAACATCAGGATGCCGACGAGCGGCTCGGGCTCGACGCCGCTCAGCCGCAGGGCGACGCCCTGCGCGGCGACGAGTGCGACGACGCCGAGCGGGAGGACGAGCCGCCGGAACGGCCGGCCTCCTCGCGGCGAGGTGCGGTGACTGCTCTGGCTCGTGGTGGGTGCTGTGGACATAGCCGGTCCGGCCTCTCGGTCGAGGCGGCGGACAGCACGCAGCAAGGAGAGTCCGGTCGCCGTGATGGGACCGAAGGTCTCGCTCGCCCGGGCCGCGACGCGCGGGAGCGCCACCCCTGCACGTGCATCGGCGGTCGCCCTGCGGCGGCGGACGGGAGGCACGCCGGGCCGCGATGGCGCGGCCAGTGTGTCGACGTGCCCGCACACCCCGGTGGCCGCACGTGCGGCCGGCGGGCGCGGAGCTACTCCCCTTCGCGAGATCGATCCTCGCAGGCGCGGCCCGCCCGCCGCCGCCTCAGCACAGCCATCGGCGGCGGATTGGCAGCGTTCTGCACGGCCTAACTTCTCGCGACGCCCACCCGATCACCACCGCACATTCGGCACGAATGTAAGGAAAGACGCGACCTAACCGCACATTCGGCACGAATGTATCGCGCCGGCGACCGGCGCAGGTTTCAGGCCCCCGCGACCTCCTCCGCCGCCCGCCGCAGCACGAAGAACTTCGCGCCGTAGGCACCGATGCTGAGGGGGAAGCTGCGGAGGTTGTCCACGGTCCCGATCTCCTGGTCGTCGGCGGCGTCGACGACCGCGGCGCCCTTGGGCAGGGCGTCGGAGCGGACGGTGCCGTCGACATCCTCGGAGCTCATGTTGAGCACGGTCAGCTGCACCTGCGGCAGGCCGTAGTCGTCGAGCGTCTCGAGCTCGTGCACCAGGACGAGGAGGCCCGGGTGCGCCACGTCGGGCACGTCGACCTGGCGCGCGCTCGCGATACCGGAGCGGGAGCGGATGCGCAGCAGCTCGCCCAGCCGGCTCGCGAACGAGTCGGCGTCCTTCAGCTGCTCGGGCAGCGGACCGTACAGGGAGCGGGCGCGCGGCATCCCGGACGCCGAGCGCTCCGCCTCCGGCGCGAGGCCGAGCAGGTCGTGCGCGCCGCGCTCGACCCAGCGGGTGTCGCCCTCGGCGATCAGCTCGGCGACCTCCTCCTGCGGCAGGGTCAGAGCGCCGAGCAGGTCCCACCCGGACAGCGCGAACACGCCCGGCTGCCACGCGTTGAAGGCCGCGAGCAGCAGGTGCGCGTCCCGGATCGCCGGAACGTCGGCCTCGGTGATCGAGTCGAGGGTCGCGTGGCCGCGGGTCGCCGCGATGAGGGAGGCCGTGGTGCAGGCGATCCCGTTCGTCGTGAACACGAGGTTGTAGTCGGCCGTCGGCGCGGTGAGCGCATCGGTGAGGTCGGCCCGGATGATCTCGGCGAGCTCGCCTCCGGTGATCTCCTGGTACCGGAACGGGTAGATGTCGTCCCGGTGCAGGGTCGCCCAGTGCACCAGCTCGTAGGTGAGCTCGTCGTGATTCTGCAGCCCGTGCACGAGGCTGACCGGCTCGACCCCCAGCTCGAGGGAGGTGCGCAGCGTCAGCCGCAGGAACTCCGTGTCGCCGGTCGCGAGCGCGTGGTGGTACGCCGGCCGGTTGATGAAGTCGTACGACAGGTCGGCGCCGACAGCGCCCGTGTCGCGGATGTCCTCCACGGTCAGGTTGAGCTCCTGGAAGGTGAAGCCGCCGACCTTGCGCACCATGCCCGCGATGACGTGGTTGGCCGCGTGCGAGAGCGGGTGCCCCTCCGACCAGGCGGGCAGCCCCTCCGCGCTCTTCTCGACGCCGAGGAACCCGTTGGCGTCGAGCCGCAGGGCGCTCGTGCCCAGGTCGCCGAGCGAGTGGAGGGCGTCGCCGATCACCAGCCGCATCCCCGAGAACGTCGGGTCGAGCCAGTTGACCGAGGGCTGCCCCTCCTTGAAGTAGTGGAGGTACACCCAGCGCCGCGTGACGCCGTCGACCCCCACGACCGGCGCGGTGACGCTCCAGTTGGTCTCCTTGACGCCGGGCGCGAAGAAGATGACGCGCTGCAGCTCGCCGATGATGTAGCCGCGGGCCGCGAGCGCGGCCTCGGTGTCGGCGTCGAGGTTGACGGAGTCGCGGTGCTCGGGGACCGTCGGCAGGAGGTGCCACTCCTCGGGCGGGATCTCGACCATGTGGTAGATGCCCGGGTAGTCCTTGTACGCCATCTCGGCCAGCCGGAAGTCGGCTCCCTTGCCGGTGTGACCCGGCACGATGTCGTCGATGACGACGCCGCCGTGCTCCTCGGCGACATCGGTCATCCGGCGGAAGGTCTCCTCGTCGCCGAAGATCGGGTCGATCTGCGTGCCGATCCGGTCGAAGTGCCCGTCGACGCTCGGCGTCTCCTGCCAGCCGCGGATGCCGCCGGCCCGCTTCACCGGCCCGGTGTGCACGCCGTTGATGCCGATCGCCTCGAACGCGCTCCACAGCTCGGGATCGGCGAGCGCGTTCAGGAACGACTCGCCGGGCCGCGTGATGAGCGAGATCGGGTACGCGGTGAACCACACGTCGGAGGTCGACACCGCGCGCCGGGCGTCCGGCCGCGCGTACGGGTTGCGCCACATGCTCGGCGACCCGGACAGCTGCCGGCTGAGCACGTCGGCGTCCTTGAGCATGGACTGCCGCACCAGCCACTCCACGTACGCCGGGTTCAGCCCGTTCGCCGCACGAGGGTCGGAGAAGCTGCGCCGCAGGGTGCCGCTGCGGAGGTTCGCGCGCGGCCGCAGACGGCGCGGCCGGGCCGGGTACAGCTGCTCGTCGTAGGTGATCTCGGGGGCGTCCTGCTCGTCGTCCTCCTCGGACTCCGGCACCTGCCCCTCCACCTCGAGCGCATCCGCCACCCGCTCCGGGCTCTCGACGATCTCGTCGTCCACCTGGGCTCCTCTCCCGTACGTCGTAACAACCCTATTCAGCCCGCATCGGAAGCGCAGGCCAAGGGGTCTCTCCGAGATAGTGATGAGAAGGGTCACGCGAATGTGACATTTCACATGTGAACTGATTGTGTTCCTTCAGAGTTGCGGATCTCGTCGCTCCCAGGCACGTGGGCATGGGACACGTCCGCTCCGTTCGACGACGAACGAGAGGAAGAGCATGCGTCGTTCAAAAATGCTGGGGGTCATCGCTGCTGCCGCTGGAGTCGCGGGGCAGCTGACCGGATTCGCCTGGGCTGATGCCGACGAGGTCACGACCGCGAACGCCATCGCCGCCGTGCAGGAGGCCGCACCGGACGTGATGGCCGATGCTGCCGACGCCCCGGAGGCCGCGGATGTTGCTTTCCCGGTACAAGCTGAGCATGGCATCGAAATGGGTGGTGACGCCGATCCGATCACCATCGGGTTGCCTTTTGCCGAGGCGGCCTCCGACGCGATGGAATCGGACGTCACCGGCGTGGTCGTCTATGACAACAAGAACGGATCAGCCACGGTTCCGGTCCCGCTCGAGGATGGTGGCGTTCAGATCAACACGGTGATCTCAGGCCCTGACGCGCCCGCCCGTTACGACTATCCGATCGATCTTCCCGAGGGACACTCGATGCGGTTGAACGACGATGGGTCAGTGTGGGTTCTCGACGCATCGGGCGTCCCGACCGTGGGAATCGCCGCCCCCTGGGCGAAGGATGCGACCGGGCGGCCGGTTCCTACGCACTTCGAGATCAGGCAGAACGTTCTCGCCCAGGTGGTCGACTTCACGAGCGGCACCGCATTCCCGGTCGTTGCTGATCCGAGTGTGTCTTACTACTCGTACAACTGCGTGTCGCCGACCGGCAGCAGCTATTTCATGAAGCCCGGCGAGAACCTCGTCAACTGCAAGGGCAGCTACCTGCAGAAGTACATCAGCGGCAAGATGGTCAAGTCCGTCGGGCTGAAGTACAACGGCGGCGCGAAGGTGAAAGTGACCGGCGCGGGCTGGTGCGTCGCGTCGCTCACCGGCGCCGTGCCCCTGGCGTTCTACCCGCCGACAGCCACCTTCATGTGGTCACTCACCGCTGGATCGGCGCTTCTCGGCGTCTACGGCAGCTGCAAGGGCTTCTAGGTGACCGGCATGAGCAACACTCGCGCAACCACCCGGATGACGGGACACGTTCCGCGACACATCTGGTTCCACCTCCTCCTGGCGGCATTTGCCGCGGGGGCGATCGTCGCCTTCGCGTCGGTGCCGCTTCGGATGAGCGGTCTCGTCTCATTCCTGACCGTCATCGTAGCGATCACGGTCGACCGATCCACCCGGTTCATCGGTGGCACCCGACCCAGGGGCCGGCGTGCGACCACGTATTCGGTCCTGGCCGGACTCCTCTTCGTCGTTTCCTTGGGCCTCGCCGTCGCCGCCGCACACTTCGGCGAGGCGCCGTGGGTCGCGTGGATGCTTGCCGTCGTCGTATTCGTCGTAGCCCTGGCCGGCGCCTGGGTACCGGACGAGGCGGAGCAAGACCCGCCGATCCAACGCTGACGCCCCTAACGCCCCAGGGTCAGCTCCGGCTTCCACTGCGGCGAGCGCACCGCCGCGCGCAGCCGCTTGAGGGCGGCCGGTGTCGCCGTCGCCGGGTAGAGGGACACCAGGAGGCTGTCGCGGAGCCGGGAGTGCTCTTTCGAGGTCGACGGGTCAAGGCCCGCGACCTCCGCGAAGACGCTCTCGAACTCCGGGAGTTCGGTCTCCGCCTCCGCCGTGCTGGGAGGCGGCGAGCGCGCATGCGAGCGATCCATTCGCGTTGGGTCTGGGCCTTGCACTTCGGCCAGCGGGCGAGGAAGCCGGCGACGTCGCCCGCCTCGGCATCCTCGGTCATGCGGCTCCCCTCCGTGGGCGGAACGGGCCTCGATCCTACCGCAGGAGGCGGTCGCAGGCCTCGCGGTAGCGGGCGTACGCGGCCACGATCTCCGCAGCCTCGACGTCGTCTGCCGGCCGGATCGGCGGCTCTGCCGCCGCCGACACGTCGCCGAGCGTCCAGAGGCCCGCCCCGACGGCGGCCAGCGCCACCGCCCCGCGTGCAGAGCCTCCCTCGACCCGGACGACGTCGACCTCCGGACCGACGGCCGCTGCGAAGGTGCGGCACCACTCCGCCGAGCGCGTGACCCCGCCGACGATGCGCAGCTCACGCGGGGTGCCGACCACGTCCACGACCGCCTTCACTGCATCGGCGCAGGCGAAGGCGACCCCCTCGAGCACCGCCCGGGCGAGGTGCGCTGAGCCGTGCCGCTCCTCCTGGCCGATGAAGGCGGCCCGAGCGCGATCGTTCTTGATCGGGACCGTGGAGCCGAACATGAACGGCAGATACGTCAGTCCCGCGCTCCCCGCTGGAGCCTGGATGACGGCATCACCGATCGGGGAGCCGGCCAGCAGCGTGCGCTCCGCCCACCGGATGCTCGCGCCGGCGGCATAGAGCGAGGCCATCGTGACGAAGCTCTCGCCGGTGGCCGAGAGGAAGACGAACCCGGCGCCCGGGTCCGGGAGCGGCGAGAGGCCCATGATTTGGGCCGCCGTGCCCACGTTCACGCTGATCTGGTCGGAGGCGACGACCCCGGAGCCCAGCACGACCGCCGGCACGTCGCCGGCGCCCGCGATCACGGGTGTGCCCATGACAAGACCGGTGGCGGCGGCAGCAGCAGTCGTGATAGCGCCGGCCATCTCCTCCGGTCGCAGCACCTCGGGAGCGAGGGCGGGGTCGGCCCCGACGGTCTCCCACAGCTCGCGCCGCCACTCGCGCGTGGTCACGTCGTACAGCAGGGTGCCCGCCGCGTCCGTCCGGTCGGTCGCCCACCGGCCGGTCAAGCGGAAGCGGAGGTAGTCCTTCGCCAGCACGAGGCGCCGCGCGCGGGCGAGCGCGTCCGGGTGACGCTCGGCGAACCAGGCGAGCTTGGGGGCGGTGAACGCGTCGACCACGTCGTTGCCCGTGTGCCGGCGGAACGCCGGGTCACCGCCGAGTCGCCGCGTCTGCTCGGCGACACGGCGATCGGCCCAGGTCATGGCCGGCGCGACCGGCTCGTCGTCCGCTCCGATCAGGAGGAGGGAGTGCATGTGACCCGACATCCCGACGGCCCGGACGGCCGACGCGTCGAGCCCATCGAGCGCCGAGCGCAGTGCCGCGACCGCCGCCTCCCACCAGTCCGCGGGGTCCTGCTCGTGGGCGCCCGGCTCGGGAGACCGGGTGGGGTACTCGCGCACCGCGTCGGCGACCGGACGCCCCGTCGCGGCGTCGACGACCAGCACCTTCAGAGCGGTGGTGCCGGCGTCGACGCCCACGACGAGGCCGTCAGGGTGAGCGGTCACTCTCAGGCGGCCCGCTCGCGCTGGGTTGTGAAGCCGTACTCGCGCAGGAAGTCGAGCGACTCCTCCGCGACCCGGTCGAAGTTCGACAGGCCGATGCCGGCCGGCTCGCCGACCCCGATCGGGCCGCCGACCTGCCAGCCCTCCCACTCGACGCTCACGAAGCCGTCGAAGTCGATCTCGGCCAGGGTGTCGAACGTCTCGCGGAAGTCGACGAGGCCGCCGCCGAACCAGATGTGGTTGGTGTTCACGATCGTGGGGAGGCCGACCTCGTCCTTGATCTGCACGATGTCGATGTACTTCGCGAGGCGCTTGATGCCCTGCGGCACGGTCATGAACGGCTTGACGGCGACGTAGAAGGCGCCGGTGTCCATGGTCATGCGGAGGTTGGAGGCGCCGATCTCGTCGAACATCCGCTCCACCGACTCCACCTTGTTGAGGATGGTGCCCTGCAGCAGCTCGATGCTGACGTTGAGGTCGAGCGTCGCCGCGTAGTCGCAGACCTCGGTGATGGCCTCCTTGGCCTGGCGCCACGCCTCCTTGCGAGTCATCAGAACGTTGAGGGGCGGGTCGTAGTAGCCGTCGCCGAGCAGCGTGCAGGCGGACTTCGCGCCGAGGGCCTTTGCGGCGTCGAGGGCCTCCTTGAACGAGGCGATGCCGCGCTCGCGGTCGTACTCGCGCGGGCTGACGAACGTCGTGTGGTTCGCGACGTAGCCCACCTCGATGCCGGCCGCCTCCGCCGCCGCCTTGGTGTCGGCCAGGCGCTGTTGGTACTCGGCCTGCGGGCCGTTCTTCAGGTGGCCGAGCAGGAAGTCGACGGCGTCGTACCCGTAGTCGGCCACCTTGGTCGCCGTCTCGGCCGAGGTCAGGTCGCCCCAGGAGTTCCAGGCCGGACCGGCGGCCTCCAGGCGGCCCCACGGCATGTTCGGCCAGACTTCGAAGCTGATCTTCATCGTGTTTCTCTTCCTTGTTTCGTTTCTCGTGCGGGAGGCGGTGCTAGATGTGCGGGATGCGGTCGCGGAACCGGTCGGCCAGCGCCCTGTTGTGCTCGGCCGCGCCGGGCATCCCGGCACTGAGGTAGATGTCGGGCTGCGCTCCGCCCTCGGACTGCAGGGCGAGCGCCTCCACGATCACGGCGTTCAGCAGGGCGATGCCGACGGCGCTGGAGCCCGGCCCGGCCTTGGGCAGGCCCGGCGCGATGGAGACGAGCGCGTCTCCGGGTGGGCAGTGGTTGTCGAGCACGATGTCGGCCACGTCGTGGAGGCGTCGCCCCGGCGCGCTGGTCGAGCGTGCGTACGCCACGGACGTGATCGCGATGACCGGGAGGTCCCGACGCTTGGCCGCCAGCGCGACCTCGATCGGCAGGGCGTTCGAGCCCGAGTTGGAGACGACCAGCATCGCGTCGACGCCCGAGCGGATCGGATAGTGGCCGAGGATGTCCTCCGCGTGCCCCTCCTGGCGCTCCAGCTCGGTGCTGCGCTGGGCGCTCACGTGCAGCATGTAGTCGTCCTGCAGGATGGGCGAGATGCGCGCCGACCCTCCCGCCCGGTAGAACGCCTCCTCGGCGAACACGTGCGAGTGGCCGCTGCCGAAGACGTACAGGATGCCGTCGCGGTCGAACGTGTCGGCCACCGTCTTCGCCGCGCGCAGGACGGCCGGCAGCTCGGCCTGCGCGGCCTCGGCGAGCACCTCCTGGACGCGGCTCAGATACACCTCGGACGTGCTGGTGGACTCGGTGATGACGGTCACTTGGTGGCTCCCGCGATCAGGCCGCCCACGAAGTAGCGGCCGACGAACAGGAACAGCACCACGGTCGGGATCAGCGTGGAGACGGTGCCCGCCATGACCAGGCCCCAGTTGACCGTGTACTGGCCGACGAGGGCGCTGAGCCCGATGGGCAGCGTCTTGAGCGTGTCGCTGACGATGAACTGCGAGGCGAAGACGAACTCCGTCCACGAGTACACGAACGAGTACACCGCGACGGTGGCGACGCCCGGCGCCATGAGCGGCAGGACGACCTGCACCATCGTGCGGAGCGGCCCCGCGCCGTCGATCGACGCGGCCTCGTCGAGCTCGGCCGGGATGGAGTGGATGAAGCCGCGCAGCAGCCACGTACAGAACGGCGCCGTGAAGGCGACGTTCACCAGCACGAGCCCGGCGTAGCTGTCGATCAGGCCGAGACCGGCGAGCGTCTTGTAGAGCGGGACGATGAGCAGCGTCCCCGGGATCATGTACGACACGAGCACGATGCCGGCGATCTTGCCGCTGCCCGGCACCTGCAGCCGGTACAGCCCGTACGCCGCGGCGAGCGACACGATCAGCGTCACGACCGTGGTGGCGACGCCGACGATGATGCTGTTGCGCAGGTAGACGCCGTAGTCGGTGGTCAAGAAGAGCTGCTCGAAGTTCGACAGCGTGAACGACTGCGGGAACCAGGTCGGCACGGCCTGCAGGATCTCCTGCCTGCCCTTGAACGCCGAGCTCAGCACCCAGTAGAGCGGCCCGAGGACGAGGATCGTCAGCACGATCATCGCCAACAGCGCGGGGAGGCGGTTCAGGCGCAGCGTGGCCCTCATGCGAAGTCCTTCGGTCGGGCGAAGCGCACGAACAGCACTCCGGCGATGGCGAGCACGATCACGGTCAGCACGCTCGCTGCCGCGGCCTCGCTGGACCGGAATGCGCTGAACGCGGTGTCGTAGATGTAGACCGGCATCGTCGTGGTCGCGCCGGCAGGGCCGCCCTTGGTGGTCAGGTAGATCGTGTCGAGCACGTTGAACGACCACAGCGAGCCGACCAGGCCGAGCGCGAAGAGCACCGGCTGGAGGAGCGGGAAGGTCACCGACCAGAACGTCCGCCAGGCGTTCGCGCCGTCCATCTTGGCGGCCTCGAGCACCTCGTGGGGCACGGTCGCGAGCGCGCCGTAGATGACGACCGCGCTGAGCGGGAACCAGTGCCAGCTGTTGACGAGGATGACGGTGAGGAGGGCGACAGGGCCGTCCGCGAACGGGGCGCCGATGTCGATCCCGACGCCGGCGAAGATCTTGTGGATGATGCCGTACTGGGAGTTGAGCAGCCACTGCCAGATCACCGCGACCGCCACGGTCGGCACGACCCACGGCAGCACCAGCCAGGTGCGGGCGCTGCGCGACCACCAATTGCTGCGCTGCAGCAGCAGCGCGGTGGCGAACGCGAGAATCGTCTGCACGATCATGTTCACGATCAGCCAGATGCCGGAGCGGCCGAGCGCCGACCAGAACTTCTCGTCGGTCAGCACCTTCGCGTACGTCTCGAAGCCGACGAAGTCCGCCGGGCTGCCGATCACGCGCTGATCCTGAAGGCTGGTCACCACCGCATTGACCAGGGGGAAGGCGATGACGA
The sequence above is a segment of the Leifsonia williamsii genome. Coding sequences within it:
- a CDS encoding helix-turn-helix domain-containing protein produces the protein MVDELRQLGGRLRAARQAQGLTLQDLADGAGMSVSTLSRLESGKRQASLELLIPVTRRLGLRIDDLLRPQTADPRVRRAVIRREGMIIAPLTPENSPVATYRITYPVHPETPALKVHDGYEWLYVLSGRLRLLLGEQDLVLGQGEAAEFDTRTPHAMSAAGDEPAQVISIFNETGARMHTHTAD
- a CDS encoding S1C family serine protease; its protein translation is MNDMDDAVAGGGEARGSEARDAEGFEPVALDPAALDAAALDDAALDAYSAAVVRVAASVLPSVAAVTVRTRSGAGAGSASVISADGHLLTSAHVVAGATAVELAFSDGSSTGAEVLGADPLSDLAVLRAVDPTPGPVPLGDAARLRVGQLVVALGNPLGLAGSVTAGIVSALGRSLPTSSGRVIDEVIQTYAALNPGNSGGVLADSAGRMVGVNTAVAGVGLGLAVPINATTLEIVEALTAAGRVRRAWLGVAGTKVRLAPEAAAKVGAPMGIQVVSVVPGSPAAEAGTRPGDVVVSLDGSHVTDPTALQRLMVERAIGRRMELTLWRNGALVDVVVEPRELVG
- a CDS encoding sodium:proton exchanger, whose product is MSTAPTTSQSSHRTSPRGGRPFRRLVLPLGVVALVAAQGVALRLSGVEPEPLVGILMFGLAIVAAAFALAWAGEAAEVDISGGLAVGLLAIIAILPEYAIDLYFAFSAGSDPSQAPYAAANMTGSNRLLLGFGWPFILLVAFLVFRASRARRRPLDPGIERRPFAVRLPEDNRVELGLLLIASLLTLLIPLTGGIHVMLGVVLLALFAYYLWRAARGESKEPELVGVPQAIGALPTVARRVTVIVIFALSAVVILLLAEPFAHSLIAGGRAAGIDDFLLVQWLAPLASEAPEFVIAIVFAARGRAAMAVGILLASKVNQWTALVGTLPIAHALGGGGWMLPLDGRQTEEFVLTAAQTLLGVSMLLGLRFSGRWAVALFVLFAATFVFSSTEARWLVSGVYAVLAVVLLLARRRAVVPTIGAPFRRPVTHGRG
- the treS gene encoding maltose alpha-D-glucosyltransferase, with the protein product MADALEVEGQVPESEEDDEQDAPEITYDEQLYPARPRRLRPRANLRSGTLRRSFSDPRAANGLNPAYVEWLVRQSMLKDADVLSRQLSGSPSMWRNPYARPDARRAVSTSDVWFTAYPISLITRPGESFLNALADPELWSAFEAIGINGVHTGPVKRAGGIRGWQETPSVDGHFDRIGTQIDPIFGDEETFRRMTDVAEEHGGVVIDDIVPGHTGKGADFRLAEMAYKDYPGIYHMVEIPPEEWHLLPTVPEHRDSVNLDADTEAALAARGYIIGELQRVIFFAPGVKETNWSVTAPVVGVDGVTRRWVYLHYFKEGQPSVNWLDPTFSGMRLVIGDALHSLGDLGTSALRLDANGFLGVEKSAEGLPAWSEGHPLSHAANHVIAGMVRKVGGFTFQELNLTVEDIRDTGAVGADLSYDFINRPAYHHALATGDTEFLRLTLRTSLELGVEPVSLVHGLQNHDELTYELVHWATLHRDDIYPFRYQEITGGELAEIIRADLTDALTAPTADYNLVFTTNGIACTTASLIAATRGHATLDSITEADVPAIRDAHLLLAAFNAWQPGVFALSGWDLLGALTLPQEEVAELIAEGDTRWVERGAHDLLGLAPEAERSASGMPRARSLYGPLPEQLKDADSFASRLGELLRIRSRSGIASARQVDVPDVAHPGLLVLVHELETLDDYGLPQVQLTVLNMSSEDVDGTVRSDALPKGAAVVDAADDQEIGTVDNLRSFPLSIGAYGAKFFVLRRAAEEVAGA
- a CDS encoding xylulokinase translates to MTAHPDGLVVGVDAGTTALKVLVVDAATGRPVADAVREYPTRSPEPGAHEQDPADWWEAAVAALRSALDGLDASAVRAVGMSGHMHSLLLIGADDEPVAPAMTWADRRVAEQTRRLGGDPAFRRHTGNDVVDAFTAPKLAWFAERHPDALARARRLVLAKDYLRFRLTGRWATDRTDAAGTLLYDVTTREWRRELWETVGADPALAPEVLRPEEMAGAITTAAAAATGLVMGTPVIAGAGDVPAVVLGSGVVASDQISVNVGTAAQIMGLSPLPDPGAGFVFLSATGESFVTMASLYAAGASIRWAERTLLAGSPIGDAVIQAPAGSAGLTYLPFMFGSTVPIKNDRARAAFIGQEERHGSAHLARAVLEGVAFACADAVKAVVDVVGTPRELRIVGGVTRSAEWCRTFAAAVGPEVDVVRVEGGSARGAVALAAVGAGLWTLGDVSAAAEPPIRPADDVEAAEIVAAYARYREACDRLLR
- a CDS encoding sugar phosphate isomerase/epimerase family protein, with the protein product MKISFEVWPNMPWGRLEAAGPAWNSWGDLTSAETATKVADYGYDAVDFLLGHLKNGPQAEYQQRLADTKAAAEAAGIEVGYVANHTTFVSPREYDRERGIASFKEALDAAKALGAKSACTLLGDGYYDPPLNVLMTRKEAWRQAKEAITEVCDYAATLDLNVSIELLQGTILNKVESVERMFDEIGASNLRMTMDTGAFYVAVKPFMTVPQGIKRLAKYIDIVQIKDEVGLPTIVNTNHIWFGGGLVDFRETFDTLAEIDFDGFVSVEWEGWQVGGPIGVGEPAGIGLSNFDRVAEESLDFLREYGFTTQRERAA
- a CDS encoding SIS domain-containing protein is translated as MTVITESTSTSEVYLSRVQEVLAEAAQAELPAVLRAAKTVADTFDRDGILYVFGSGHSHVFAEEAFYRAGGSARISPILQDDYMLHVSAQRSTELERQEGHAEDILGHYPIRSGVDAMLVVSNSGSNALPIEVALAAKRRDLPVIAITSVAYARSTSAPGRRLHDVADIVLDNHCPPGDALVSIAPGLPKAGPGSSAVGIALLNAVIVEALALQSEGGAQPDIYLSAGMPGAAEHNRALADRFRDRIPHI